A genome region from Lucilia cuprina isolate Lc7/37 chromosome 3, ASM2204524v1, whole genome shotgun sequence includes the following:
- the LOC111687316 gene encoding CUB and peptidase domain-containing protein 2-like: MYKIRIVQVLWIILSLHVITSRSKIVPKPRIAGGDAVNITEAKFMVQVISDTHCGGSLVTPIHVITAAHCVEGIEPSDVTVIGGATYFNKDGLRRNIDTIYLPEEYDNIESSLDIAVLRLSSPLTGPDVATIDLCSTQWEEGALFKVYGWGAIFENAIYINDYIVLMQYFRVPLQLHMVEVPALTMDICEKLYGNVLPNVYFCAGLVGEKDSCHGDSGGPAVYNNQLCGVVSQGLPCPEISLYVNINHVRDFLEKIIQLDG; the protein is encoded by the coding sequence atgtataaaattagaATTGTACAAGTACTTTGGATTATATTAAGTCTTCATGTAATAACTTCAAGAAGTAAAATTGTTCCAAAACCACGTATAGCTGGAGGTGATGCAGTAAATATAACCGAAGCCAAATTTATGGTACAGGTAATTTCCGACACGCATTGTGGTGGTAGCCTCGTAACACCAATACACGTTATAACAGCGGCCCATTGTGTGGAAGGTATAGAGCCTTCGGATGTAACTGTTATTGGTGGAgcaacatattttaataaagatgGTCTTCGTAGAAATATTGATACCATCTACTTGCCTGAAGAATATGATAATATCGAATCATCGCTGGACATTGCTGTCCTAAGATTAAGTTCTCCTCTAACTGGTCCTGACGTTGCAACAATTGATTTATGTAGCACCCAATGGGAAGAAGGTGCATTGTTTAAGGTATACGGTTGGGGTGCAATTTTTGAGAATGCAATCTATATTAATGATTATATAGTACTTATGCAATATTTCCGTGTACCACTACAATTACACATGGTTGAAGTTCCTGCTTTGACAATGGATATATGTGAAAAACTTTATGGGAATGTTTTACCAAATGTTTACTTTTGTGCCGGTTTAGTTGGTGAAAAGGATTCGTGTCATGGGGATTCTGGCGGTCCAGCCGTATACAATAATCAGTTGTGCGGTGTTGTATCACAAGGACTACCTTGTCCAGAAATCAGTTTGTATGTGAATATAAATCATGTTAGAGATTTTCTTGAGAAGATTATACAATTAGATGGATAG